The window TTAGCTTGACATTGGCTGGGGTTTTTTCCCATGATACCTAGTCATGAAAGAAATCGATATAACCAGGCCCTACCTGGAAAGCCTCGCGACTGACGAGCTTGTCCGCATGGCGGATCTCCTGGGTTTTGATATACCTCCGGGTCTGGACAGGATTTTTATCATAGAAGAGCTGTTGGAGAGCACTTCCGAAGAGTTTATGGAGGATGATGAGGAAGAAAACCCCCTAAAAGCAGAATTCATCGATACTGGTTTTTTTGAAGCTGTAGCGCTGCCCCGGCAGTATAATATTACCTTTCTGGAAATCATTATACGGGATCCCCTGTGGGCCTTTGTGTTTTGGGAGCTTAAGGGAAGCGATAAAAACATATTCGAAAAAGCGGCGGATTTTAATGGCTATTACCTCAAAGTGTCTCCTCAAAATGGGGATAAGGAGGGTGTTTTTATTGTGCCTGTAGGCATAGACGATACAGCCTGGTATTTGGGTTTCCCAGCAGGCGATAGCCCGGAGGGGGAGGCAAGAAGCTATATTGTAGAACTCTGCGCCGACAGGGGAGGGGAAGTATCCCTGGCCTCTTCCCCTGCCTTTGCCCTGCCCGGGCTTCCGGGCCGCTTGTGCGCCGGGGGCGATGCCTTAAGACGATTGTCAGGGGCGGAGGATTTCCGCATACTTCGCAGCGGGGACAGGCTCTCCAGGGTTAAAAAACCCAAAGCTTCCTCAGCAGGGTGACATGAACAACAATCCCGTTATTTCCATAGTCCTCAACGCCCATATCCCCTTTATACGGCACCCTGAACAGGCCGAATGCCTGGAAGAGCGCTCGTTTTTTGAGGCCATATCGGACACCTATATTCCCCTCCTCGAAATGTTTGATCGCCTGGACAGGGATCATGTCCCTTTCAGGATGGGCATTTCCATTTCCCCCACCCTCTGCCACATGTTGAACGACAGCCACCTCATGAAGCGTTACCTGACCTTCACGGACAAGCAGATCGAATTCGGGGCCAACGAATTGAAGCGACT is drawn from Leadbettera azotonutricia ZAS-9 and contains these coding sequences:
- a CDS encoding DUF4912 domain-containing protein, coding for MKEIDITRPYLESLATDELVRMADLLGFDIPPGLDRIFIIEELLESTSEEFMEDDEEENPLKAEFIDTGFFEAVALPRQYNITFLEIIIRDPLWAFVFWELKGSDKNIFEKAADFNGYYLKVSPQNGDKEGVFIVPVGIDDTAWYLGFPAGDSPEGEARSYIVELCADRGGEVSLASSPAFALPGLPGRLCAGGDALRRLSGAEDFRILRSGDRLSRVKKPKASSAG